A single region of the Bacteroidota bacterium genome encodes:
- the lpxA gene encoding acyl-ACP--UDP-N-acetylglucosamine O-acyltransferase: MNQPLAYVHPGAKIASNVVIEPFTTIHKNVEIGEGTWIGSNVTIMEGARIGKNVRIFPGAVISAIPQDLKFEGEDSLVKIGDNTTIRENVTVNRGTSASGETVVGENCLVMANVHVAHDCILGNYSILVNNVALAGHVVVGEFAIIGGQSAVHQFVHIGEHAMISGGTLVRKDIPPFTKAGKEPVSFIGINSIGLRRRGFDSTKIHEIQSIYRILFQKKNNTTQALQVIEAELEATPERDQIVTFIRESQRGIMKGYNQKL; encoded by the coding sequence ATGAATCAACCATTAGCATATGTTCACCCCGGTGCGAAGATCGCTTCCAATGTGGTTATTGAACCTTTTACAACTATACATAAAAATGTTGAAATAGGAGAGGGAACATGGATTGGATCTAATGTAACAATAATGGAAGGTGCCCGCATCGGTAAAAATGTGAGAATTTTTCCGGGAGCAGTTATTTCCGCAATCCCTCAAGATTTAAAATTTGAGGGTGAAGATTCTTTGGTAAAAATAGGAGATAATACAACTATTAGAGAAAATGTTACAGTAAACCGTGGAACAAGTGCCTCAGGAGAAACAGTAGTAGGCGAAAATTGTTTGGTCATGGCAAATGTACATGTTGCTCATGATTGTATATTAGGAAATTACTCTATTCTTGTAAATAATGTAGCTTTGGCCGGACATGTTGTTGTTGGAGAGTTTGCCATTATAGGTGGTCAATCGGCAGTGCATCAATTTGTGCATATTGGAGAACATGCAATGATATCAGGAGGTACATTAGTGAGAAAAGATATTCCTCCATTTACAAAAGCAGGAAAAGAGCCTGTTTCGTTTATAGGTATTAATTCTATAGGGTTGAGACGTAGGGGATTTGATTCTACTAAGATTCATGAAATACAGAGTATTTATAGAATATTATTTCAAAAGAAAAACAATACCACTCAGGCTTTACAGGTAATAGAGGCTGAGTTAGAAGCAACACCCGAAAGAGATCAAATAGTTACCTTTATCAGAGAGTCTCAAAGGGGGATAATGAAAGGATATAATCAGAAATTATAA
- a CDS encoding bifunctional UDP-3-O-[3-hydroxymyristoyl] N-acetylglucosamine deacetylase/3-hydroxyacyl-ACP dehydratase has translation MSQKQKTLKAPVSLTGVGLHTGTMVTMTFNPAPENHGFKFMRTDLEGSPIIEADANYVTNTQRGTVLEKKGVKVYTTEHVLAALVGLDLDNVLIEMDGPEPPIKDGSSIQFIEAVETVGVKEQDAEREYFEIKEVVSYTDPTTGSEIIAMPSDDFSITTMVDFGTKVLGTQNATLNSLSSFRDEIANSRTFSFLHELEMLLDSGLIKGGDLNNAIIYVDKEISEDTLNKLKKVFNKENVTVNPNGILDNLTLHYPNEAARHKLLDVVGDLTLVGKRIKGKIIANKPGHFVNTQFAKKLAKIIKIEKRNKIPKFDLNAEPLMDVTKIMSFLPHRPPFLLVDKIIELSKNHVVGLKNVTMNEPFFTGHFPGAPVMPGVLQVEAMAQAGGILILNTVPDPENYLTYFMKIDNVKFKQMVLPGDTLVFKMELLSPIRRGICHMQGYAYANNKLVMEAELMAQIAKKK, from the coding sequence ATGAGTCAGAAGCAGAAGACTTTGAAAGCACCAGTGTCTCTTACTGGGGTGGGTCTCCATACGGGAACCATGGTGACAATGACCTTTAATCCTGCTCCCGAAAATCACGGATTCAAATTTATGAGAACTGATTTGGAGGGAAGTCCTATAATTGAAGCAGATGCAAATTATGTGACGAATACGCAGAGAGGTACTGTACTAGAGAAAAAAGGAGTAAAAGTATATACAACGGAGCACGTTTTAGCAGCATTGGTTGGATTAGATCTAGATAATGTTTTGATTGAAATGGATGGCCCTGAACCTCCAATAAAAGATGGTTCATCAATCCAGTTTATTGAGGCAGTTGAAACAGTAGGTGTCAAAGAACAAGATGCAGAACGTGAATATTTTGAAATTAAGGAAGTTGTTTCTTATACTGATCCTACCACCGGAAGTGAAATAATAGCAATGCCTTCTGATGATTTTTCCATTACAACCATGGTTGATTTTGGAACTAAAGTACTTGGAACTCAAAATGCAACTTTAAATAGTCTCTCAAGTTTTAGAGATGAAATTGCAAATTCAAGAACTTTCTCTTTTTTACACGAACTGGAAATGTTGTTAGATAGTGGACTAATTAAGGGAGGGGACCTTAATAATGCTATTATTTATGTAGATAAGGAGATTTCGGAAGATACTTTGAATAAGCTTAAAAAAGTATTTAATAAGGAAAATGTCACTGTAAACCCAAATGGTATACTTGATAACCTGACTTTACATTATCCAAATGAGGCTGCCAGACACAAGTTGTTAGATGTTGTTGGTGATTTAACTCTTGTTGGAAAAAGAATTAAAGGAAAGATTATTGCTAATAAACCGGGGCACTTTGTCAATACACAGTTTGCCAAAAAATTAGCAAAGATTATTAAGATCGAAAAACGAAATAAAATTCCAAAATTCGATCTTAATGCCGAGCCTTTGATGGATGTTACAAAAATAATGAGCTTTTTGCCGCACAGACCTCCATTTTTGTTAGTTGATAAAATTATCGAATTATCTAAAAATCATGTGGTAGGGTTGAAGAATGTGACAATGAACGAACCTTTTTTTACAGGTCATTTTCCCGGAGCACCTGTTATGCCAGGAGTTTTGCAAGTTGAGGCAATGGCTCAGGCTGGTGGGATCCTAATACTAAATACGGTACCGGATCCTGAAAATTATTTGACATACTTCATGAAGATAGATAATGTTAAATTTAAACAAATGGTACTTCCAGGAGATACTTTAGTGTTTAAGATGGAGCTGTTATCACCAATTAGAAGAGGGATTTGTCATATGCAGGGTTATGCCTACGCTAATAATAAATTAGTAATGGAAGCTGAATTAATGGCTCAAATAGCTAAAAAGAAATAA
- the efp gene encoding elongation factor P: MASTSDIRNGLCIRFNNDIYKVVEFQHVKPGKGPAFVRTKIKSLTTGKVLDNTIPAGHKIETVRVETRSYQFLYNDDQGYHFMNMEDYNQIFLQAEIIDAPELLKEGQNVTIVFNSEDESPLTCDLPSHVILEIKSTEPGIKGNTATNATKPAILETGANINVPLFINEGDKIKIDTVKGAYMERIKE; the protein is encoded by the coding sequence ATGGCTAGTACTTCAGATATTAGAAATGGTCTATGTATTCGTTTTAATAACGATATATATAAAGTTGTTGAATTTCAACATGTAAAACCTGGAAAAGGTCCTGCTTTTGTTAGAACAAAAATTAAAAGCCTGACCACCGGAAAAGTTCTTGACAATACAATTCCTGCCGGTCATAAAATTGAAACAGTAAGAGTTGAAACCAGAAGTTATCAATTCTTATATAACGACGATCAGGGTTATCACTTTATGAACATGGAAGATTACAATCAGATATTTCTTCAAGCTGAGATAATTGATGCACCTGAGTTGTTAAAAGAAGGTCAGAATGTAACTATTGTTTTTAATAGTGAGGATGAATCTCCTTTAACGTGTGATTTACCGTCACATGTGATATTAGAAATTAAATCAACTGAACCTGGTATAAAAGGAAATACAGCTACTAATGCTACAAAGCCTGCAATACTTGAAACCGGAGCAAATATTAATGTGCCATTGTTCATTAATGAAGGTGACAAAATAAAAATTGACACGGTAAAAGGTGCTTACATGGAAAGAATTAAAGAATAA
- the murF gene encoding UDP-N-acetylmuramoyl-tripeptide--D-alanyl-D-alanine ligase, producing MSISLKELYRTYKKTYKVSTDTRTIEQGSIFFALKGENFNGNKFVNKAIEAGAEIAVIDEKEYYIKGKTFIVEDVLSFLQKFANYHRKQLKATFIGISGSNGKTTTKELLYQVLSKKYNTIATEGNLNNHIGVPLTLLSIKPENDMAIVEMGANHQGEIADLCKIAMPEYGYITNFGKAHLEGFGSFEGVIKAKSELYQYLLSTGGTVFVNSDDDIQIKQTENNKKSFLSDKIYFEGANPFVVVNNNGLLIKSKLVGSYNFQNIRFAISVGEYFNVDKEKIKNAIEEYQPTNNRSQIVEKNGNTIILDAYNANPSSMRAAIKNIADMNSDYKVVILGDMFELGEYSEKEHSALSAEIEVTDIDKVILLGKEFSKNKLSKFTYFETTSEFIESGIFDTLSNSTILIKGSRGMAMEKILG from the coding sequence ATGAGTATTTCACTAAAAGAACTATACCGGACATATAAAAAGACGTACAAAGTTTCAACTGACACCAGAACAATTGAACAAGGCAGTATTTTCTTTGCTTTGAAAGGAGAAAACTTTAACGGAAATAAATTTGTTAATAAAGCAATAGAAGCTGGTGCAGAAATCGCTGTAATTGATGAAAAAGAATATTACATTAAAGGGAAAACTTTTATTGTTGAAGACGTTTTGAGTTTTCTACAAAAATTCGCCAATTATCACAGAAAACAATTAAAAGCTACTTTCATAGGTATTTCAGGATCCAACGGAAAAACAACAACAAAGGAACTTTTATATCAGGTATTATCTAAAAAATACAATACAATAGCAACAGAAGGTAACCTCAATAATCATATTGGCGTTCCTCTGACCCTACTCAGTATAAAACCTGAAAACGATATGGCCATCGTGGAGATGGGAGCCAACCATCAGGGTGAAATAGCAGATTTATGCAAAATTGCAATGCCCGAATACGGATATATTACAAACTTCGGCAAAGCTCATCTTGAAGGATTTGGAAGTTTTGAGGGGGTTATAAAAGCCAAAAGTGAACTTTATCAATACTTATTGAGTACAGGAGGAACTGTATTTGTCAATTCTGATGATGACATTCAGATAAAACAAACAGAAAACAACAAAAAGAGTTTCTTATCTGATAAAATCTATTTCGAAGGAGCAAATCCTTTTGTAGTAGTAAACAACAACGGATTGCTAATTAAATCTAAACTGGTAGGCAGTTATAATTTCCAAAATATAAGGTTTGCTATTTCGGTTGGTGAGTATTTCAACGTTGACAAAGAAAAGATTAAAAACGCTATAGAAGAATATCAACCTACAAACAACCGATCGCAAATTGTCGAAAAAAACGGAAATACTATAATACTGGATGCATATAACGCCAACCCTTCCAGCATGCGCGCTGCAATAAAAAACATTGCAGATATGAATTCTGATTATAAGGTTGTTATATTGGGTGATATGTTTGAGCTGGGAGAATATTCAGAAAAAGAACACAGTGCACTTTCAGCTGAAATTGAAGTGACAGATATTGACAAAGTAATTTTACTGGGAAAAGAATTCTCAAAAAATAAGCTTTCTAAATTTACATATTTCGAAACTACTTCTGAGTTTATAGAGTCAGGAATTTTTGATACACTTTCAAACTCAACAATTCTGATAAAAGGGTCTAGAGGAATGGCAATGGAAAAGATTTTGGGGTAA
- the gldJ gene encoding gliding motility lipoprotein GldJ, whose translation MKQLYRSSLRNLSLLTVTVSMLFACGGKNESSATGWKINDAKNGGFQANTNYSEQETGPGLVFIEGGSYTMGRVQDDFMHDWNNSPTKQHVRSFYMDETEVTNINYREYLYWLNRVFPPSETNYKYIYASALPDTLVWRNRLGANEVFVNNYLRHPAYNAYPVVGVNWIQATKYAEWRTDRVNEDILINQGVLNDVNGSKDKIVIGENNFNTNTYLEDPSLVFKDKDQEVYRKGLPDYSPDEDTKGDFEGRHVTREDGLLLPKYRLPTEAEWEYAALSLVGNREFNTIKGRKKFPWNGKSAKSQQKRSKGDLLANFKAGRGDYKGIAGWSNDGADITNQVKSYPPNDFGLYDMAGNVAEWVADVYRPVIDDDANDFSYYRGNVFEKKAIDENGATSIIGDEAIPYDTLSDGTLIAHKLPGDIAMVPVGDDDTYMRTNYSQSNNINYSDGDLESSKQYQENPNEVEGASGNMYNSPQNIVKVDTEGNLVRSYDKTAGRTSLINDKVRVYKGGSWADRVYWLDPAQRNFLQQDMATNFIGFRCAMDRVGSQAKEKKTPYHR comes from the coding sequence ATGAAACAATTGTACAGATCTAGTCTACGCAACTTATCATTGCTTACAGTTACTGTGTCGATGTTATTTGCTTGTGGTGGCAAGAATGAATCAAGTGCTACCGGATGGAAAATAAATGATGCAAAGAATGGTGGTTTCCAAGCAAACACCAATTACTCTGAACAGGAAACCGGTCCGGGACTGGTTTTTATTGAAGGAGGATCATACACCATGGGACGTGTTCAGGATGACTTCATGCATGATTGGAACAACTCTCCAACAAAACAGCATGTGCGTTCTTTTTATATGGATGAAACCGAGGTAACAAACATAAACTACAGAGAATATCTTTACTGGTTAAACAGAGTGTTCCCTCCATCGGAAACTAATTACAAATACATTTACGCATCTGCCCTTCCCGATACATTAGTATGGAGAAATCGTTTGGGTGCTAACGAAGTATTTGTAAACAACTATTTGAGACACCCTGCCTATAACGCTTATCCTGTTGTTGGGGTAAACTGGATCCAGGCTACGAAGTATGCTGAATGGAGAACTGATCGTGTAAACGAAGATATCTTAATTAATCAAGGTGTACTTAATGATGTTAATGGATCAAAAGATAAGATAGTAATTGGTGAGAATAATTTTAACACCAATACATATTTAGAAGACCCGAGCTTAGTTTTTAAAGATAAAGATCAGGAAGTATACAGAAAAGGATTACCTGACTACTCTCCTGACGAAGATACAAAAGGTGATTTTGAAGGTCGTCATGTAACACGTGAAGATGGTTTATTACTACCTAAATACAGACTACCAACCGAAGCAGAATGGGAATATGCTGCTCTTTCACTGGTAGGTAACAGAGAGTTTAACACTATCAAAGGTAGAAAGAAGTTCCCATGGAATGGTAAATCTGCTAAATCTCAACAAAAAAGATCTAAAGGTGATTTACTTGCCAACTTTAAAGCAGGTAGAGGTGATTATAAAGGTATAGCCGGATGGTCGAACGATGGTGCAGATATTACAAATCAGGTAAAATCATATCCTCCAAATGATTTTGGTTTATATGATATGGCTGGAAACGTTGCAGAATGGGTTGCGGATGTTTATCGTCCTGTTATCGATGACGATGCTAACGACTTTAGCTATTACCGTGGTAATGTTTTTGAGAAAAAAGCTATTGACGAAAATGGGGCTACTTCAATTATTGGTGATGAAGCAATTCCTTATGATACTTTAAGTGATGGTACTCTAATAGCTCACAAACTTCCGGGTGATATTGCTATGGTTCCTGTTGGTGATGATGATACATACATGAGAACTAACTATAGTCAATCTAACAATATTAATTATAGTGATGGTGATTTAGAATCCAGTAAACAATATCAGGAAAACCCTAATGAGGTAGAAGGAGCTTCAGGAAACATGTATAATTCTCCGCAAAATATTGTAAAAGTTGATACTGAAGGCAATTTAGTAAGATCATACGATAAAACAGCAGGCAGAACTTCTTTAATAAACGATAAGGTAAGAGTTTATAAAGGTGGGTCATGGGCTGATAGAGTTTATTGGTTAGATCCTGCACAAAGAAACTTCCTTCAACAGGATATGGCAACAAACTTCATTGGATTTAGATGTGCCATGGATAGAGTTGGTAGTCAGGCTAAAGAAAAAAAGACTCCATATCATAGATAA
- the lpxD gene encoding UDP-3-O-(3-hydroxymyristoyl)glucosamine N-acyltransferase, with protein sequence MNFTATDIAGILHGEIEGNPEVTVNNLAKIEEGKPGTLTFLSNPRYTPYIYSTNSSIVIVEKNFKAEKEVNATLIRVDDPYKSFSTLLEFYNQVKQNKSGIESPVFISDSAKFGEDSYIGAFSHIGNNVVIGDNVKIYPNVSIGDNTVIGDNSILFSGVKIYSETEIGNNCTIHSGTVIGSDGFGFAPSSGSEYSKIPQIGNVIIEDYVEIGAASTIDRATLGSTIIRKGVKLDNQIQIAHNVEIGQNTVIAAQTGIAGSSKIGENCMIGGQVGIVGHITIGNNVKIAAQSGINSSIEDNITIQGSPAMPINDFYKSYVYFRKFPEIVTRLSKLESKQLNNIEN encoded by the coding sequence ATGAATTTTACAGCCACTGACATAGCAGGAATCCTCCATGGGGAAATTGAAGGAAATCCGGAAGTAACAGTCAATAATTTAGCAAAAATAGAGGAGGGGAAACCCGGAACTCTTACGTTTTTGTCTAATCCCAGGTATACTCCTTATATATATTCTACAAATTCATCTATAGTAATTGTAGAAAAGAATTTCAAGGCAGAAAAAGAAGTAAATGCAACATTGATTCGCGTTGATGATCCTTATAAGTCATTTTCTACTTTATTGGAGTTTTATAACCAGGTAAAGCAAAATAAATCGGGAATAGAGAGCCCGGTATTTATATCAGATTCTGCTAAATTTGGAGAAGATTCTTATATAGGCGCTTTTTCGCATATAGGAAATAATGTTGTAATTGGAGATAATGTAAAAATATATCCTAATGTGTCTATTGGGGATAACACAGTGATAGGGGATAATTCTATATTATTTTCAGGTGTGAAAATTTATTCTGAAACGGAAATAGGAAATAATTGTACAATACATTCAGGTACGGTAATTGGTTCTGATGGTTTTGGTTTTGCACCTAGCTCGGGAAGTGAATATTCAAAAATTCCCCAGATAGGGAATGTTATCATTGAAGACTATGTAGAAATTGGGGCTGCATCAACAATTGATAGGGCAACATTAGGTTCTACAATCATCAGAAAAGGAGTTAAGTTGGATAATCAAATACAAATAGCTCACAATGTTGAGATTGGCCAAAATACAGTAATCGCAGCGCAGACAGGAATTGCGGGTTCTTCAAAAATTGGAGAAAACTGTATGATTGGTGGTCAGGTTGGTATTGTCGGGCATATTACGATTGGTAACAACGTGAAAATAGCAGCTCAATCCGGTATTAATTCAAGTATTGAGGATAATATTACCATACAGGGATCGCCGGCCATGCCAATAAACGATTTTTATAAATCGTACGTTTATTTCAGAAAGTTTCCTGAAATAGTAACGAGACTAAGTAAATTAGAAAGCAAGCAATTAAATAATATAGAGAATTAA
- the porU gene encoding type IX secretion system sortase PorU, protein MAKYLYYILLLFPGLLHAQLNDVNVSLNWDFNEITKKYEIESDNQYIYEDYYYIRLSERNYLSKLNFELFDFHFLDIDSSEVPDSLDFAEKLEYSVNWAKGRNGWVPTIRMKPLIDDEGNAKLLSSFKLKETVVVSKRFEELDSKFTSNSVLSDGNWVKLSIDKSGVYKIDNSLMGEIASKLGIGMSEIDPRNIAIYGQRGSRLPEVNSDYNSDDLKELAIEVFGEDDGVFSNEDYLVFYAEGAIGQKVDVSTARLSHVVNTYTDNTFVFITVKGVKGKRIEKLSYVSGDPTMIVDTYNSFAYHELEEVNFIQSGQMWFGERLERNPNLSIKFDFPDRVVDRGFYVETAIGVHPETYMRLGVKANGSDLYTFNFGVDDEYYTTKKNSNSNSSKESIDIDFSFSNGGEGECLLDYIEVNAISKLVANNKQYSFRNVEAISNMVSEYRISNPSLLSDVWNITNPLSPKKVELSTSSGYSSFKEDSGGLEEYQLIVSGDYYSPEVVSRIENQNLHSHSAVDYLIITHNSLHDSAEKLAAFHRGRGLEVSVIDVEDIYNEFSAGRQDLVAIRQFVKMVYEKGGMPSKLKYLLMFGDSSYDFKNRIENNTNLVPAYQAYISTSKSLSFVSDDYFGFMDDHEGGEISGSDLIDIAIGRIPVMTDEEGNDVVRKIEEYSSSSSFGDWRNKVQLISDDYKINKGSDWEINLIKDTEKLSDWLSDRDSKINHQKVYLDSYKIERTSGGNTYPQAHLDFMQNVQTGNLVTNFFGHGSETKWTGEGLFNIDDVEKFSNINNLPLFITITCEFSRYDNPAIYSGGEKLMTYKDGGGVGLISTTREMSAGSGNNINRLLFSYLFPENTEDYKTIGEVLMLTKNMYPSGISKRIVSLLGDPALMLAYPKKEIKVNSINYNDVESTDSITIMSMMKVHIEGEINYNGQKDTGFNGVVYPLFYDKRQYLESFDNNNVGKKVPFWVQNNVIYNGTSSVVDGDFVMEFVVPKDINFSYGKGKLSFYAVSDKCDASGGNSDVIVGGIDVTQAIDSEGPSMDLYMNNEFFDDGGITNSSPVFIADLEDESGINTVGNGIGHDLKMLLTSENIGQEIILNEYYVSKIDDFSKGKVTYQLLGLDPGQYKIEFIAWDVFNNSSTGQLHFTVKDDDEMVISNTYNYPNPFPDKTTFKFSHNKPNEALSTMIEIYTISGALVKTLVQYNNYDGFVVNDIVWEGKSDSGALLPTGTYIYKISTIGEDGSSSNQVVNKLMIIR, encoded by the coding sequence ATGGCAAAGTACCTTTACTATATTTTATTATTATTTCCGGGGTTATTGCATGCACAGCTCAATGATGTTAATGTTTCATTGAATTGGGATTTTAATGAAATAACTAAAAAATATGAGATTGAAAGTGACAATCAATATATATATGAGGATTATTATTATATAAGGCTTTCTGAAAGGAATTATTTGTCGAAGTTGAACTTTGAATTATTTGATTTTCATTTTTTAGATATTGATAGTTCAGAAGTGCCTGATTCTTTGGATTTTGCCGAAAAGTTGGAATATAGTGTTAACTGGGCAAAAGGACGTAATGGCTGGGTTCCTACAATTAGAATGAAGCCACTGATAGATGATGAAGGTAATGCAAAGTTATTATCGTCTTTTAAATTAAAAGAAACTGTAGTAGTAAGTAAGAGGTTCGAAGAACTTGATTCAAAGTTTACATCAAATAGTGTATTGTCCGACGGTAATTGGGTAAAACTTTCAATTGATAAAAGTGGAGTTTATAAGATAGATAATTCCTTAATGGGAGAAATAGCTTCTAAATTAGGGATTGGTATGAGTGAAATTGATCCTAGAAATATTGCAATTTATGGGCAAAGGGGGTCAAGGTTACCTGAGGTAAATTCCGATTATAATTCTGATGATCTTAAGGAATTGGCAATAGAGGTTTTTGGTGAGGATGATGGAGTTTTTAGTAATGAAGATTACCTTGTCTTTTATGCTGAAGGCGCTATCGGCCAGAAGGTTGATGTTTCTACAGCCAGATTGTCACATGTTGTTAATACATATACAGATAATACCTTTGTATTTATTACTGTAAAAGGTGTAAAAGGGAAACGAATAGAGAAGTTGAGCTATGTTTCCGGAGATCCTACAATGATCGTAGATACATATAATAGTTTCGCTTACCATGAATTGGAAGAGGTTAACTTTATTCAAAGTGGACAAATGTGGTTTGGCGAAAGATTGGAGCGTAATCCAAATCTATCGATTAAATTTGATTTTCCTGATAGGGTAGTCGATCGGGGTTTTTATGTAGAAACGGCTATAGGAGTTCATCCCGAAACCTATATGCGACTCGGAGTAAAAGCAAATGGTTCTGATTTGTATACCTTTAACTTTGGTGTGGATGATGAATATTATACTACGAAAAAGAATAGTAATTCAAATTCCTCAAAAGAATCTATTGATATTGATTTTAGTTTTTCTAACGGCGGAGAAGGAGAGTGTTTGTTAGATTATATAGAAGTAAATGCAATAAGTAAACTTGTTGCCAATAATAAACAATATTCTTTTCGAAATGTTGAAGCAATAAGTAATATGGTGTCGGAATATAGAATTTCTAATCCTTCATTGCTTTCAGATGTCTGGAATATTACTAATCCTTTATCTCCAAAAAAAGTTGAGCTAAGTACATCTTCAGGTTATTCGTCATTTAAGGAAGATTCAGGAGGTTTGGAAGAGTATCAACTTATAGTTAGCGGGGATTATTATTCACCTGAAGTTGTTTCGAGAATAGAAAATCAAAATTTACATTCACATAGTGCAGTTGATTATCTGATAATAACACATAATTCATTGCATGACTCAGCTGAGAAATTAGCCGCTTTTCACAGGGGGAGAGGCCTGGAGGTATCTGTAATAGACGTAGAAGATATCTATAACGAATTCAGTGCCGGGAGACAGGATTTGGTGGCGATAAGGCAGTTTGTTAAAATGGTTTATGAAAAAGGTGGAATGCCGTCAAAGCTAAAGTATTTGTTGATGTTTGGTGATTCAAGTTATGATTTTAAGAACAGAATAGAGAATAATACTAATTTGGTTCCTGCATATCAGGCTTATATAAGTACATCGAAATCTTTGTCCTTTGTAAGTGATGATTATTTTGGATTTATGGATGATCATGAAGGTGGAGAAATTAGCGGTAGTGATTTGATTGATATTGCTATTGGACGTATTCCTGTGATGACTGATGAAGAAGGAAATGATGTAGTACGAAAGATAGAAGAATATTCATCTTCATCATCTTTCGGTGATTGGAGGAATAAAGTTCAATTAATTTCCGATGACTATAAGATTAACAAGGGAAGTGATTGGGAAATTAACTTAATTAAGGATACCGAAAAGCTCTCTGACTGGTTGAGTGATAGAGATTCTAAAATAAATCATCAGAAGGTATATCTCGACAGTTACAAAATAGAAAGAACATCGGGGGGGAATACCTATCCTCAGGCACATCTGGATTTTATGCAAAATGTGCAAACAGGTAATCTGGTAACGAATTTCTTTGGGCATGGTAGTGAAACCAAGTGGACAGGTGAAGGTTTGTTTAATATTGATGATGTAGAAAAATTTTCGAACATAAATAATTTGCCTTTATTTATTACTATTACTTGTGAATTCTCTCGTTATGATAATCCTGCTATTTATTCGGGAGGTGAGAAGTTAATGACATATAAAGATGGAGGAGGAGTAGGTTTGATTTCAACTACAAGAGAAATGAGTGCGGGTTCAGGTAATAATATTAACAGACTTCTATTTAGTTATTTGTTTCCTGAAAACACAGAAGATTATAAGACAATTGGAGAGGTTTTAATGTTGACGAAAAACATGTACCCTTCAGGGATTTCCAAGCGTATAGTTTCTCTTCTGGGTGATCCGGCATTAATGCTTGCTTATCCAAAAAAAGAAATTAAGGTGAACTCAATCAATTATAATGATGTTGAGAGTACAGATTCAATCACTATTATGTCGATGATGAAAGTACATATCGAAGGCGAGATTAATTATAATGGTCAGAAAGATACGGGGTTCAATGGAGTTGTTTATCCGCTATTTTATGATAAAAGACAATATTTGGAGTCTTTTGATAATAATAATGTGGGGAAAAAAGTCCCGTTTTGGGTGCAGAATAATGTAATATATAATGGAACTTCTTCTGTAGTAGACGGAGATTTTGTTATGGAATTTGTTGTTCCGAAGGATATCAATTTCTCTTATGGAAAAGGGAAATTGTCTTTTTATGCTGTGTCGGATAAATGTGATGCTTCAGGAGGTAATTCAGATGTTATTGTTGGGGGAATAGATGTTACACAGGCGATAGATTCTGAAGGGCCATCTATGGATCTGTATATGAATAATGAATTTTTTGATGATGGTGGAATCACTAATTCCAGTCCTGTATTTATAGCAGATTTAGAAGATGAATCAGGAATAAACACTGTCGGTAATGGAATTGGTCATGATTTGAAAATGTTATTGACTTCAGAAAACATCGGGCAGGAGATTATTTTAAATGAGTATTATGTTTCCAAAATTGATGACTTTTCTAAAGGAAAGGTTACTTATCAATTATTGGGACTGGATCCGGGACAGTATAAGATTGAATTTATAGCATGGGATGTTTTTAACAATTCTTCGACCGGGCAATTACATTTTACAGTTAAGGATGATGATGAAATGGTAATTAGTAATACCTATAATTATCCTAATCCTTTTCCGGATAAAACTACCTTTAAATTCTCTCATAATAAGCCTAATGAGGCTTTATCGACAATGATTGAAATATATACGATATCGGGTGCTTTAGTAAAAACTTTAGTTCAATACAATAATTATGATGGTTTTGTAGTTAATGATATTGTTTGGGAAGGAAAATCAGATAGTGGGGCACTGTTGCCAACAGGCACCTATATTTATAAGATTAGCACTATAGGCGAAGATGGCAGTTCGTCGAATCAAGTAGTGAATAAATTAATGATAATTCGATAA